Proteins from a single region of Paenibacillus sp. BIHB 4019:
- a CDS encoding LysR family transcriptional regulator codes for MNISQLETLLTISKTMSFRKAGELLNLTQPAVSAQVKTLEEEFKTVLIDRNQPVTLTDHGQVFLEHAEKILLIVEELKAKLSDLNTTPQGHILLGTTSSIAIQILPRVLSYFQDQFPLIKTTIHTMPSSQVTASVENGTIDIGISYLFEKNPNLHSSTLYYDTFELVVSPEHPLSDLKHTTVEALKDIPMIMLAPDTLGRRFVDKIFRQYNIQPNIMMELSSSEEVKRMVEINLGAAVVSKLSIAEELRRGSLKMIKVNELEISHPVGVVYKSGRYLNTAMQQFLSDLKGMPEHQFISSE; via the coding sequence GTGAATATTAGCCAACTTGAAACACTCCTCACCATTTCCAAAACGATGAGCTTCCGCAAGGCGGGCGAGCTGCTAAATTTGACTCAGCCTGCTGTATCCGCACAAGTCAAAACGCTTGAAGAGGAATTCAAGACGGTTCTGATTGATCGCAATCAGCCTGTGACCCTCACCGACCATGGACAAGTTTTTCTGGAGCATGCCGAGAAAATTTTGCTTATTGTTGAAGAGCTTAAAGCTAAGCTTTCAGACCTCAATACGACGCCTCAAGGCCATATTTTGCTCGGGACGACCTCTTCCATTGCGATTCAAATTTTGCCGCGGGTGTTATCCTACTTTCAAGACCAGTTTCCGCTGATCAAAACAACGATTCATACGATGCCATCATCGCAGGTGACCGCAAGCGTCGAAAATGGCACAATTGACATTGGTATTTCTTATTTATTTGAGAAAAATCCAAACCTGCACTCGTCCACTCTTTATTACGATACGTTTGAGCTTGTTGTATCTCCGGAGCATCCGCTGAGCGATTTGAAGCATACTACCGTAGAGGCACTCAAGGATATTCCTATGATCATGCTTGCACCTGACACACTAGGACGGCGCTTCGTGGACAAAATTTTTCGCCAGTACAACATTCAGCCGAACATTATGATGGAGCTTTCGAGCAGCGAAGAGGTTAAGCGCATGGTTGAAATTAATCTTGGCGCCGCCGTCGTCTCCAAGCTGTCCATTGCCGAGGAGCTGCGGCGGGGCTCGCTCAAGATGATTAAGGTGAATGAACTCGAAATCAGCCATCCGGTCGGCGTCGTCTACAAGTCCGGGAGATATTTAAATACGGCGATGCAGCAGTTTTTAAGCGATCTCAAGGGCATGCCGGAGCATCAATTTATTAGCAGCGAATAA
- a CDS encoding MFS transporter: MYDWANSAFATTMMATVMPIFYSGVAASNLSGTKAEAYWGYTQSIAMLFVAVLSPILGAVADYMGSKIKFLTMFMLMGAASCAAMAFVGEGDWLLASILLIIGTMGFAGGNTFYDALLADGVPMERRDVVSAQGYAYGYMGGGLLLLVNILMIQNFELFGFPTKTFATQMVFITVGIWWLVFSLPLLRSVKEPVKKVKVGFGTALGKGFTRLRGTLRTLKRYPELLKYMASFLFFNDGINTVVIMATIYGQGIGINTDDMIKALLITQFVGFPCTIVFGRLAARFGSKKLLYVSLWFYVVIVILGYFMTTSLHFYLLAIMVGVVQGGSQAISRSIYSGMVPPSKSGEFFGFLSLSSKFSSVVGPLLFSVVATVTGSTRIAILSLIALFVIGIVLLMFVNLTKGRAEALAGDDGAAEA; this comes from the coding sequence ATGTACGACTGGGCCAATTCGGCGTTTGCGACGACGATGATGGCGACTGTCATGCCCATATTTTATTCAGGTGTGGCAGCGTCTAATTTATCAGGTACGAAGGCGGAAGCCTATTGGGGATACACCCAAAGCATTGCGATGCTGTTCGTAGCGGTGCTGTCGCCTATTTTGGGCGCAGTTGCCGATTATATGGGCTCCAAAATCAAATTTTTAACGATGTTTATGCTAATGGGAGCCGCATCCTGTGCAGCGATGGCTTTTGTTGGCGAAGGGGACTGGCTGCTCGCCTCTATCCTGCTCATAATTGGAACAATGGGGTTTGCAGGAGGAAATACCTTCTATGATGCGCTGCTGGCAGATGGCGTGCCGATGGAGCGCAGAGATGTCGTGAGCGCCCAGGGTTACGCTTATGGCTACATGGGCGGCGGCTTGCTGCTGCTCGTTAATATTTTAATGATTCAAAATTTCGAGCTGTTCGGTTTTCCTACCAAAACCTTCGCGACCCAAATGGTGTTTATTACGGTTGGCATCTGGTGGTTGGTGTTCTCGCTTCCGCTGCTTCGTTCGGTCAAGGAGCCTGTGAAAAAAGTCAAAGTTGGCTTTGGCACAGCTCTTGGCAAAGGGTTCACGAGATTGCGCGGGACGCTGCGGACACTTAAGCGATATCCGGAGCTGCTTAAATATATGGCTTCGTTTTTATTTTTCAACGATGGCATTAATACGGTTGTTATCATGGCAACGATTTATGGCCAAGGGATCGGCATTAATACGGATGATATGATCAAGGCGCTATTAATTACGCAGTTTGTCGGTTTTCCGTGCACGATTGTATTTGGCAGACTGGCCGCGCGTTTTGGCTCGAAAAAGCTGTTATATGTGTCGTTATGGTTCTATGTCGTTATTGTCATTTTAGGTTATTTTATGACAACTTCGCTGCATTTTTATTTGCTCGCGATTATGGTTGGCGTCGTGCAGGGCGGCAGCCAGGCCATTTCCCGCTCCATTTATTCGGGTATGGTGCCGCCGTCCAAGTCGGGTGAATTTTTTGGCTTTCTCTCGCTGTCCAGCAAGTTTTCCTCCGTCGTAGGGCCGCTGCTGTTCTCGGTGGTCGCGACGGTTACAGGCTCTACCCGTATTGCCATCCTCTCGCTAATTGCGTTATTCGTCATCGGCATTGTGCTGCTTATGTTCGTCAATTTGACGAAGGGCAGAGCAGAGGCGCTGGCAGGGGATGATGGGGCAGCTGAAGCGTGA
- the corA gene encoding magnesium/cobalt transporter CorA, which produces MKIRLVNNGLFTPIEDIADTLIPSPEGFYWIDADVEDLAVLQPLFHMHDLAVEDCLTEEEQRPKIEIYESHYFIVINSIRFDDEEIFLRALNIFLGRHYIITVTKQKINELRSLKPVLWEQEVSRPDYFLYNLVDIVVDNYFLVADRIDTRIETLEEDILMHTKKSHLNEIIGLRGEILWLKKVLGPQKDVIATLNKRDLKLIDDQLQKYFSDIYENAVKIAETFDTFRELMGNLREAYQSSISARANEIMRVFTAMTTIFMPLTFITGIYGMNFDFIPGLHMRGGSYILLGIMLALGFGMFFIFRKKEWL; this is translated from the coding sequence ATGAAAATCCGTCTGGTTAACAACGGCTTGTTTACCCCTATTGAAGATATTGCTGATACGCTCATTCCATCGCCGGAGGGCTTTTATTGGATTGATGCCGATGTGGAGGATTTGGCTGTATTGCAGCCGCTGTTCCACATGCATGACCTCGCGGTAGAGGATTGCCTCACCGAGGAGGAGCAGCGTCCAAAAATCGAAATTTATGAAAGCCATTATTTTATCGTTATTAACAGCATTCGTTTTGATGATGAGGAAATTTTCCTGCGCGCGCTGAACATTTTTCTCGGCCGCCATTATATTATTACCGTTACGAAGCAAAAGATTAATGAACTGCGCTCCCTGAAGCCTGTCCTGTGGGAGCAGGAAGTCAGCCGCCCCGATTATTTTTTATACAATCTCGTCGATATCGTCGTCGATAACTACTTCCTCGTTGCGGATCGAATTGATACGCGGATCGAAACGCTCGAAGAAGATATACTGATGCACACGAAAAAATCGCACCTGAACGAAATTATCGGCTTGCGCGGTGAAATTTTGTGGCTCAAGAAGGTGCTTGGCCCGCAGAAGGACGTTATCGCTACGCTGAACAAACGCGATCTTAAGCTGATTGATGATCAGCTGCAAAAATATTTTAGCGATATTTATGAAAATGCCGTCAAAATCGCCGAGACATTCGATACGTTCCGCGAGCTGATGGGCAACTTGCGAGAAGCTTACCAATCCAGTATATCGGCGCGAGCCAATGAAATTATGCGCGTGTTTACCGCGATGACGACGATATTCATGCCGCTGACCTTCATAACCGGTATTTACGGAATGAACTTCGACTTTATACCCGGCCTGCACATGCGAGGCGGATCGTATATTTTGCTCGGCATTATGCTTGCGCTGGGCTTTGGGATGTTTTTTATTTTCCGCAAAAAGGAATGGTTGTGA
- the metA gene encoding homoserine O-succinyltransferase has product MPIKVPDHLPAKEILNSENIFVMDESVAYHQDIRPLRIAILNLMPEKETTETQLLRLIGNTPLQVEVVLLRPKTHTSKNTSYEHLHAFYKTFDEISHEFYDGLIITGAPVEHLDFENVNYWEELKDIMDWSARRVTSTFHICWASQAGLYHHYGVPKYELDDKIFGVFHHTIEKQNVKLLRGFDEAFLVPQSRHTEVRREDIEKVERLEILSESSESGVYIVASKDGRQIFVSGHSEYDPFSLKNEYDRDKAKGLDIALPKNYFPGDNPEAIPYSSWRAHANLLFSNWLNYYVYQQTPFDLGANI; this is encoded by the coding sequence ATGCCAATTAAAGTTCCCGACCATTTGCCAGCCAAAGAAATATTAAACAGTGAGAACATTTTCGTTATGGACGAAAGCGTTGCTTATCATCAGGATATTCGTCCGCTGCGTATAGCGATTTTGAACTTAATGCCTGAGAAAGAAACGACGGAAACCCAGCTGCTTCGCTTGATCGGCAACACGCCGCTGCAGGTGGAGGTTGTGCTGCTTCGTCCGAAGACGCATACGTCTAAAAATACGTCCTACGAGCATCTGCATGCTTTTTACAAAACGTTCGACGAAATTTCCCATGAATTTTACGATGGCTTAATCATTACAGGCGCTCCTGTCGAGCATCTTGATTTTGAAAACGTGAATTATTGGGAGGAACTGAAGGACATTATGGACTGGAGCGCACGGCGGGTTACTTCGACCTTCCATATATGTTGGGCCTCACAGGCAGGGCTTTACCATCATTATGGCGTTCCGAAATATGAATTGGATGATAAAATTTTCGGCGTGTTTCATCATACGATTGAGAAACAGAATGTCAAGCTGCTTCGCGGCTTTGATGAAGCGTTCCTCGTGCCGCAATCCCGTCATACGGAAGTGCGCCGTGAAGATATAGAGAAGGTTGAACGTCTGGAAATTTTGTCGGAATCGTCGGAATCGGGCGTTTACATTGTCGCTTCCAAGGATGGCCGTCAAATTTTTGTCAGCGGGCATTCGGAATATGATCCCTTCTCGCTGAAAAACGAGTATGACCGCGACAAGGCGAAAGGGCTCGACATTGCATTGCCGAAAAACTATTTCCCGGGTGATAACCCGGAAGCGATACCGTACTCCTCGTGGAGGGCGCATGCGAATCTGCTTTTCTCGAATTGGCTCAACTATTATGTGTACCAGCAGACGCCATTTGATTTGGGAGCAAACATCTAA